The following coding sequences are from one Verrucosispora sp. WMMD573 window:
- a CDS encoding inositol-3-phosphate synthase: MRTGVWLVGARGSVATTSIVGALALRAGLTGPTGCVTELTGVNSAALPGFADLVFGGHDVVATPIAKRAEELAAAGVLPARLVAALPEELAAVERELRPAPTAGTQADRAAALVRDLTAFRQRHELARVVVVNVAATEPAPRPHPGHADPDALRAALAGPGEVLPPSSLYAYAAVAAGCPYVDFTPSTGLRLPALTALADRHGVPYAGHDGKTGETLLKSVLAPMFAMRHLTVRSWSGLNLLGGGDGATLADPDANAAKVRSKQRVLGETLGYLPQGDTRIGYVEELGDFKTAWDLITFAGFLGTGMRLEFTWHGCDSALAAPLVLDLARLTAAAHAAGHTGALTDLAFFFKDPLGTATHSLADQWSRLCVFAGSLDAGDTDAARG; encoded by the coding sequence ATGCGTACAGGTGTCTGGCTGGTGGGGGCGCGTGGCTCGGTCGCGACCACAAGCATCGTCGGGGCGCTCGCGCTGCGTGCCGGCTTGACCGGGCCGACCGGCTGCGTCACCGAACTGACCGGGGTCAACAGCGCCGCCCTGCCGGGCTTCGCCGACCTGGTCTTTGGTGGCCACGACGTGGTCGCCACGCCGATCGCCAAACGCGCCGAGGAACTCGCCGCCGCGGGTGTGCTGCCGGCCCGACTGGTCGCCGCGCTGCCCGAGGAACTGGCCGCCGTGGAACGGGAACTACGCCCCGCGCCCACCGCCGGGACACAGGCCGACCGGGCCGCCGCGCTGGTCCGGGATCTCACCGCCTTCCGACAGCGACACGAGCTGGCCCGGGTGGTGGTGGTGAACGTCGCCGCGACCGAACCGGCGCCCCGCCCGCATCCCGGGCACGCCGACCCGGACGCGCTGCGGGCCGCCCTCGCCGGCCCTGGCGAGGTGCTGCCGCCCAGCTCGCTCTACGCGTACGCGGCCGTCGCGGCGGGCTGTCCGTACGTCGACTTCACCCCGTCGACCGGCCTGCGGCTGCCGGCGCTTACCGCGCTTGCCGACCGCCACGGCGTGCCGTACGCCGGCCACGACGGCAAGACCGGGGAAACCCTGCTCAAGTCGGTGCTCGCCCCGATGTTCGCGATGCGTCACCTCACCGTCCGGTCCTGGTCCGGGCTCAACCTGCTCGGCGGCGGCGACGGCGCGACCCTGGCCGATCCCGACGCCAACGCCGCGAAGGTGCGCAGCAAGCAACGGGTGCTCGGGGAGACGCTCGGCTACCTGCCGCAGGGCGACACCCGGATCGGGTACGTCGAGGAACTCGGTGACTTCAAGACCGCCTGGGATCTGATCACCTTCGCGGGATTCCTGGGTACCGGAATGCGGCTGGAGTTCACCTGGCACGGCTGCGACTCGGCGCTGGCCGCCCCGCTCGTGCTCGACCTGGCCCGGCTCACCGCCGCCGCGCACGCCGCCGGCCACACCGGAGCGCTTACCGACCTGGCCTTCTTCTTCAAGGATCCGCTGGGCACCGCGACCCACTCGCTGGCCGACCAGTGGTCCCGGCTGTGCGTCTTCGCGGGCAGCCTGGACGCCGGAGACACCGATGCCGCGCGTGGCTGA